TTTTACGCGCATGACTTCGAACTGATCGGCGGCACGGCCGGCTCGGACACATTCAGCACGAACCTGCTCGCCTACTCGGCGACACTCGGGAACGGCTTCACACTGACCGCGTCGATGGAAGATCCGACCTATCGCCGCTTTCCGATCTTCGGGACCGGTTCCGCTGTCGGCGCCTTCACGGGCACAGGCGGGTTCGCGGGTTACAGCAACGCCTTCAATCCATTCACCCCGTCGACCTTTCTGGCTCCCATCGTCGTCGGGCCCGGCAACGTCGCCTTCGTCGACGTGACCCAGAAGAGCCGCATGCCCGATTTCATCGGCGTCGCGCGCATCGACCAAGCCTGGGGATCGGCACAGGTGTCAGCGGCCGTCCACGAGATCAACGCTGGCGATGCCGGAAGCACGGTGGCCGGTGTCACGACAGCGACGACCGCACTCGGTATCTCGCCCACCGGTCGCGCCTCGAACGCCTACGGCTGGGCGCTGCAGGGCGGCCTGAAGGTCAACCTGCCGTTCATAGCGACGGGCGATGCCCTCTACCTCCAGGGTGCGTACGGCCAGGGCGCTATCACATACACGGGCATCGCCAACTACACGGCTCCGTACGACGCCCTCGGAGCCGCGCCAGTGGGCGGTGGCTCCTTCGCCCAGTACTACGCCGACGCCGTGCTGAATCCCACCACGGGACGGCTTGAGCTATCGACGAGCTTCTCGGCCGTCGCCTCGATGCTCCATTACTGGACGCCAACCTGGCGCTCGGCGTTCTTCGGAAGCTACGCGGAGATCGACTACAACCCGAAGGGCCGCAACGCCCTCGGTCTCCTGGGCTTCGGCTTCGCGCCTGCGGGCGCCAGTGCGGCCAATGCCCTGGCCTTCGCGACGAGCCCGGTGCTGCGCGGCAACAACCAGATCGTCACCGGCGCGAGCCTGATCTGGACGCCGGTGAAGGACCTCGATATCGGCGTCGAGGGTGAGTACATCCGTACCGCTCTCAACAGCGGTGTCACGCCGGATATCTCGAAGAATTCGTTGCGCTACGTGAATGCACAGGACGCGGCGCAATTCCGGTTCCGCGTGCAGCGGGATTTCTAGCGCAGCCGCTCCACGTCTCGTCCCGCGCTCGATCAGGCAGGGCCCAGCCGAACGGCTGGGCCCTCAGTTTTTTGCAGGCGACACAGTATCGATCGCGCTTTCAGCATTTAAAACCGATTTTTATTGCCGATCAATCACAGTAGTATACAAGTGAATCAGCTCTTCGGAGGCCATTTTTGTCGCCGAGCGAGCGTTGGCTACGGTTTCGAAGTTGACGGGCTCAGGTACCGGGGCAGGTCAAATCGAACCCAAAGCTTCAGACCCATACGACTTCGCCGACCGGGAAACCGGTCGGCATTTTCGTGTTGCGGCCTCGATCTCGAGCACCTGACCGCGGGCGCCCTGACGCGATAGACGGGTCCCGGCCGATGGTGCCTCACGGATTGCCGCCGCTCCCGCTATCCCCTTCGGCAGGCCCACACGGTGGGACGTTCATGGCCGGGCACCGGGATTTGAACCCGATCGGCCGCCGATAAGAGCGTCGACCGTTGCGGCGGCACGCGCGACAGGACGCGCTTGAAACAGAATTTATAAATTCAAAGCACTTCAAAGACCGAAAGAATTATTCTGCAATAAAATATGGAATTTAAAACGAGACTCCCTCACATTGTACTCCCGTCGCCGAGACGCGACAGCTTAAATCTGAGATCGGATCATGAAAAATCTTGTTCTGGTTTGCTCGTTCGGCGCGATGCTGATCTCGGGCGCCGCTTTCGCCCAAGGTTCCGGCGCGCAGATCGATCCCAGCCTCATCACGAGGACGAGCGGCAGCGGGCTCGACGCGTGGTCCTCTGCCGAAGGCAACGACAAGGCGGGAGGCATGTGGGAGGGAGCGACCGGCTACCACGCCTATGCGCCCCAGCAGCCTGCCTACGTCGAATCCGTTCCGTCGAACCGGCAGTGGAGCCATCTGAATACCCGCGTGCGCCGTCACAGCGCTCCGTCTTACTGATCGATCACGCCGGTTCGTCGCCTGCCGCTGCCGCGGCAGGCGACGCCGGTCCCATCCGGCGCAGACCGGGGAGGGCGCGGGCCTCAGCCGGCTTCGACCGGGGCGGCGCCGAGAAGAACGGACCCGCGGTCCTGATGAGGCCACAGCAGGGTGACCCGGCAGCCGGTCCCGTCGCTGGCGATGTCAAACACCGCGCTGTGCAGCCGCGCGATCGAATCGACCAAGCTCAGTCCGATGCCGAACCCGCTCTTGTCGGTTCGGGACGCGCCGCGGCGGTAGCGAGCTCGGACGGCGGTCAGCTCCTCGGCCGGGATGCCGCAGCCGTTGTCCGTGACGCGGATAGCCGTAGGGTTCTGCAGGAGCGCGACTTCGACCCAGCCTCTCGATGGGGTAAACTTCAGGGCGTTGTCGATCAGGTTGCTCACGGCCTCGAAGATCAGGCTGCGGTCACCCTCCACGTCGGCGGCACCGTCTGGCCGCTTCCACCGGAGCTGGATGCCCCGTTCGGCCGCCAGCGGCTCGTAATACTCCACGGCATCCTCGAGCAACCGGCCCAAGTCGACCTGCGTAAACCCGGATCGGCGCAACCGATCCTCCATCTCGGAGATGCGCAGCAACGCTGAGAACCGGATGACGATCGACTTGACTTCCGCGAGCGCGTCCTCGTTGCAGGCGCGGAACGCCTCGACGCTGTCGGCCTTGCGCAGGGACCGTTCCAGCGTCCCGACGACCCGGGTGAGCGGCGTCCGCAGGTCATGGGCGATGTTCTCGTTCACGCCCTTGATCTCCAGCATCAACCGCTCAAGCTGGTCGAGCATGTCGTTCACCACGCGGGTGAGGTGAGCGAGATCGGCCGAGACGCCACGCGTCGGCAGCCGTTCGCTCAGGTCGCCGCGCATGATGCGGACCACCGCGGAGGTGATTGCCTCGTTCTGACGAAGCGATCCGACGCCGAAGATCACGGCGCCGATCAGGCCGATGACGATCGTGGCCGCCATACCCCAGGAGAAGGTCTCGACCAGGGCGTTCTCCAGCGACTGGAGATCCTTGGCTGAGCGGCTGACGAGGACGTACTCGCCGCTCGGCAGCAGCGTGAGCTGGCTGAACAGCGTGCGTGCCCCGTGGTCCGTCTGCTGCGTCAGGACGAAGGGGTGCCCGACTGGTGCCGTCGCCGGATAGGGGATCGGGGCGCCGGCGCGGCGCGCATGATCCGGTCCGAAGAGCACAAGCGGGCGCCCGCCTTCCGCGAAATCCTCCGATGCGTCGATACGCTCGCGCAGGGCCCGGGGCGGCAGGTTCAAGAGATGCTTCGACTCCCACTCCACCCACTCGAAGGCGGCCTTGCGGCCGTAGCTGCGCGTGTCGACGTACAGGAAGCCGCACAGGGCGAGCGATGCGCCTCCGAAGGTCGCGAAGAACAGGCTGGCGACCCGGAAGCCGCTGGTGCGGCGAACCTCAAGAAGGCGCACGGAGGATGAAGCCCGTGTTGCGGACCGTGTGGATCCGGGGGTTCATCCCGTCGGGATCGAGCTTCTTGCGGATCTTGCCGATGTGCACGTCGATGACGCTCGACTGGTGATTGAAGCTGTAGCCCCAGACCGACTCGAAGATCATCTTGCGGCTCACCAGCACGCCGGCATTCTGCATCAGGAACTCGATGATCGCGAACTCCTTGGGCAGCAGCTCGACCGGTCGCCCGGCGCAGTGAAGCACGCGCTCGATCAGGTCGAGGCGCAGGTCGCCGACCACGAGCTCGTTGACCGCCTCGGCGGCCATCTTGCGCCGGGCCAGCGCGTCAACGCGGGCGGTCAGCTCGATGAACTCGAACGGCTTGGCGAGGTAGTCGTCGCCGCCCGCGCGCAGGCCGTCGACGCGCTCGTTGACGGCCGAGAGCGCGCTGAGGATCAGAACGGGCGTCGAGACCTTCGCGGCACGCAGCCTGGTGAGCAGCGACAGGCCGTCGATCTCGGGCAGCATGCGATCCAGCACGATCACGTCGAAGTTGCCTTCCATCGCCTTGCGGAGGCCGGTCGTCCCGCTCGGCGCCTCATCGACCTGGAAGCCGTATTCCGCGAGCGCCGAACCGATCTCGGCGGCGACGCGGCGATCATCCTCGACGACCAATACACTGGGCATTCTTTTTTCCTTCTTATTTTGTATTCGACCGCCCGACTTGTTCTCCTGCGCTGTTGCAGGGCAGCCGGGATTATCCTCTCCGGGCGCGCTGTCAAATGGCGGCCGGTCTGCGTTGGCGGAATGCGTCATTTGGCCGGCAAAGCTTACGAGATCGTGATTGGACTGGACCATCCGTCTCACTCCGCACTGGCCTGCTCGGAGAGCTTGGCGATTGGCGCCTCAGAGGCGGAACCGCCCTTCGAAACGACCCGGGCGCCGTCCTGCAGGGTCGCCGGTGGGTTGAGGACGACCGTTTCGCCGCTCTTCAGCCCCGAGCGCAGCTCCAGCCGGGTGCCGAGATCGCGCGCGATTGTGATCGAGCGGAGCTGCACGGTGTCGTCGGGCTGAACGACCGCGACGCGCGTACCCGTCGCATCGAAGATCAGCGCCTCGGACGGCACGGTCACGCGGGGATGCGTGCGCGGCACCGCGAAGGTCACGGCGACGTAGAGACCAGGACGCAGGACCCCGTCGGGGTTCTTCACGTCGACCTCGGTGTCGAGGGTCCGGACGGAGGAGCGCAGGGCGACCGAACTGCGCGAGACCGTCCCGTCGAACGCGCGATCCGGCATCTGCGCGACGCGCACCCGCGCCTGGACGCCGTCGTGGATGCCCACTGCCGCCGATTGCGGCACCTGGACCGAGACGCGCAGGATATCCGTGCTGTCGATGGAGAAGAGCGGCGTCCCTCCGCCGGTATCGGCGTGGACGAGGTCGCCGACATCGACCATGCGGGCGGTCACGACACCGTCGAAGGGCGCGACCACATTCTCGAACGTGGTCAGCGTCCGCAGCCGGTCGACTTTGGCCTGCTGTGCCGTGATGTTCGCCTCGGCGACCTGCACCTTGGCGTCGGCGGCGGTCAGGGCCGCGGTGGCCGTCAGCATGCCGGCGCGGGTCTGATCGGCGTTCTGCTTCGACGCCCAGCCCTGGCCGGCCAGCGTCGAGGTCCGGGCATCGGTGGCGTTGGCCAGCGTGACGTTGGCTTTGGCCTGCTCGACATCCGCGCGGGCGACGGCGAGCTGGGCCTGGAACTGGCCGAGCTGGGCCTCGGCCTGGCGTGCCTGCTGGTCGAGGTCGGGGGCGGCGATGCGCACGAGCAGATCGCCCTTTTTCACCCGCGAGCCGATATCCACCCGGCGCTCGGCGATGTAGCCGGTGGCGCGGGCGAAGATGTCGGCATGGTCGAACGCCTCGGTCTGGCCGGGCAGGGTCAGCGTCATCGGCCGATCGTCTTCGGTGGCCGACAGGGTTCGCACCGTCGGGACGAAGTCGGCCGTCTCGGCCTGCGTGACCAGCGAGGCCTGGTAGGTTTGCCAGTGGTGCCAGCCGCCGAGGCCGAGGGCGCTTCCGAGCGCCAGGGCAGCCACCAGGAAGGGCCGCTTGCGCGGGGGCGGCAGATCGGCATGCGCCAGCGTCTCCCCGACCCCGTCCTGCCGCAGGGGATCGATCTCGACGGCGTGGCGATGCGCACGCTCGGCGGCCACGTGGGCGTCGAACGCGTGGACGTCGGACTCTGGGCGCATCAATAATCCTCGAGGGGCTTGATCGGATTGTGCCGGAGCAGGGTGTAGAGGAGCGGGACGAAGAGCAGCGTCGAGAGCGTGCCCATGCCGATCCCGCCCATGACCGCGCGGGCGAGGGCGGCGTTCTGCTCGGCGCCTTCGCCCGAGCCGATCGCCATCGGGATCAGGCCAAGAAACATCGCCGAGGCGGTCATCAGCACCGGCCGCAGCCGTGTATGGCCGGCCATCAGGGCGGCCTCGCGCGCCGAGCAGCCCGTGGCCTCCCGGTGCTCCTTGGCGAAGGTGACGAGCAGGATCGAGTTCGCGCTCGCCACCCCCACCGACATGATCGCCCCGAAGAGAGCCGGGATCGAGAAGGCTGTGCCCGTGATGAACAGGCTCATCACGATGCCGCAGAAGGCGAGCGGCAGCGCGGCGATGACCACGAAGGGATCGACCCAGGTCTGGTAGTTCAGGACGAGCAGCAGGTAGACCGCCACCAGCGCGATCCCGAGCCCGATCTCGATCCGCGTGAAGGCGCTCTCCATGCTCTCGATCTGGCCGCGGACCAGGATCTTGTCCGGGGCCGGCAGCCGGGCCTGGGCGTCGGCGACGATCCCGTCCACGGCGGTGCGGACGCTGCCGAGATCGGCGTTCTGGACGTTGGCGAGGATGTCGAAGGTCGGCTGCTGGTTGACGTGATTGATCACCGTCTGCTCCGGCTGCCGCTGCATCGTGGCGATGTTCGACAGGAGGATCGGAATGCCCGGCCGGTCATGGCCGGTCGCATGGACCGAGACCGGCGTATTCATCAGCTGGTCGATGTCGGCATTGCGCCATTCCGGCGTCTGGACCCAGAGCTGATAGGGCATCCCGGACTTCGGATCGGCCCAGAAATTCGGACTGACCTGGAAGGAGCCCGACAGCGAGACATTCATGTTCTGCGCGATGGACTGTTCGCTGACGCCCATCTCCGAGGCGAGCCTGCGGTCGACGTTCACCGACATCTGCGGCGCGTCGACGATCTGGTGCAGATGGACGTCGACGGCGCCCCGGACGGCAGAGATGCGGCGGACGAGGTCGCGCGCCACGGCAAGGTCCTCGGCGTCGTGGCGCCCGGACACCTGCACGTCGATCTGTGCGATCGTGCCGAAGTTCAGGATCTGCGTGATGATGTCGGAGGGTTGGAAATAGAAGACGTCGTCCGGGAAAGCGTCGCGCAGGACCTTGCGCAGGCGCGCCTCATAGAACGAGATCGGCTTGTGCTCGCCCTTGAGGTTGATCAGCATCTGACCGTCATTGTAGGCGACGAACGACGCGTCCATGAACGCGAAATTATAATTCGAGGCCGGCAAGCCGATATTGTCCAGGATGAGGCCGAGCTCGTCCTTCGGGACCACCTGCCGGACAACGTCCTCGACCTGCGCGAACCGTTTTTCGGCCTGCTCGATCCGCTGGCCAGGCCGGGTGCGGATATGCAGCGTCATCTGGCTGGATTCGATCTGCGGGAAGTAATCCTGCCCGACGAAGGGGAAGATCGCCGCGGTCAGCGCGAAGACCGAGAGCACGCCGCACAGGGCGCGGCCCGGGTGCCGGAGCACGGCGGAGAGAAGGCCGACATAGCCCGCGTGGAACCGCGTGAAGCCGCGCTCGAAAGCACCCCGGAAGGCGAGCGCGCCGCGCAGCGGATACCTCAACACCCAGAGGAGCGGGCGCCGCGCGAAGCCGAGCAGCCGGCCGAGGATCGAACGCCGTCGCTGCGGCGCTAGGCCGTTGGCTGCCAGCTCCGCGCCGCCGTGATGCCGGGCGTATTCCCGGGGCGACGAGGACGTCGATCAGGATGGCGACGAGCGTCCGCGACAGCAGGTAGGACGTCAGCATCGCGAATACCACCGCCTCGGCCTGCGGGACGAACAGGTAGCGGGGGGCGTCTGTGAGGAAGAAGACCGCCGAGAAGGCCGAGCAGATCGCCAGCGTCGAGATCAGCGCCGGCTTGGCGATGCCCGCGACGCCCTCCACCACCGAGCGCCGAAACGGGAACCCCTCCTCGAACATCCGGTAGGTGTTCTCGATCGCCACCGTGGCGTCGTCCACCAGGATACCGACCGCGAGCGCCAACCCGCCCAGCGTCATCACGTTGATGGTCTGCCCGATGGCGACCAGGATCGAGAGGGATGTCAGGATGCAGAGCGGGATCGAGACGAGCACCACGAGGGTCGAGCGCCACGAGCCCAGGAACAGCAGGATCGCGAGGCCGGTGAGGCCGGCCGCGATGACCGCCTCTCGCACCACGTCGGAGATGGCGTCCGAGACGAAGACCGATTGATCGAACAGCGGCGTGATCGTCATGCCCTTCGGCGCGGCCGCGTTGATGTCGGGCAGGGCGGCCTTGACAGCGTTCACGACATCCAGCGTCGAGGCCGCACCGTTCTTCAGCACCTGCAGGAGGACGGAGTGGCGACCGTCGGCGCGGACGATGTTGATCTGCGGCGGCGCACCGTCCCGCACCTGGGCGACGTCCCGCAGAAGGACCGGCTGATTGTTCTCGACCTTGATCGGGATGCGATTGAGCTGATCGACGAGAAGCGGGCTCGAATTGAGCCGAACCGTGTATTGCTGCCGCCCGATCTTCGCGAGCCCGGACGGCACGACGAGGTTCTGCTTGAGCACCGCGTTCAAGATATCGAGCGGCGTCATGCCGATCGCGCGCAGCTTGGCGGGGTCGAGATCGACCATCACCTGACGCGGGGCGCCTCCGTACGGGGACGGCAGGGTCGAGCCCGGCACCTCGGCGAGCCGCCGGCGGGTCCGGTACTGGGCATAATCGAAGACCTTGGTGAGGGGCAGCTTGGACGACGACAGAGCCATCTGGATGACCGGCACCGATGACGCGGAGAACCGCATGATCACCGGCGGCTGCACCCCAGGCGGCATACGCGAGCGGATGGCGTTCATTGCCGAATCGACCTGCGTCATCGCGAGATCGATGCTGACCGCCGAATCGAAGTAGATCCTCTCGGTCACGGTCCCCTGGATCGACGTCGACTCGATCCGCCGGATGTTGTTCACGTTGCTCGACAGCGAAAATTCGCTGTAGTTCGTGATGCGTTGGACCATATCGGTGGCGTCAAGACCGTTATAGGTCCAGACCACCACGACGACCGGTATGTCCACGGACGGCAGCACGTCCTTCGGTGCCACCGCGATCGAGCCGATGCCTGCGAGGAACATGACGACGGCAAGAACATAAAAGCTCTTGCGGAACTTCAGGGCAAACCGAACAAGATCCATGCGGCCAATCGCACTCTTCGCCCCGGTTCTGCGGATCTCCGGGCCCCGTCTCCGGCCTCGGTCTAAGATAGCAGAAAGAGGCTCGCGGTGTGGAGGATGAGCGAGGCTTATGCCCAGCTTCACGATGATATAAATCAACCTCGATAGTGCTTCGAATGAATTCGCTCTTAGATCTTGAAGCAATTTTTATTTCTGAAAAATGACGTGTTCGAAATTTCAAAAACTGCGCGCTGAGCCGAGAGCGCTTCATCGAAACTCAGGACGTCCGCAGACCATGACGTTCAGCAACAAAAATTAGTTTTATAAATAAAATCTGCCTTGAGATTTTGGTATCGTATTTAATTGCATTTCATCGATCGGAAAAGACAGCTGGCGGGAACTCTCCGTCGATCGATCCGGTCCCGATCTTCGTCGCGTCAACACAACGAGTATGAAGAGAACAGGGTATCGATCTCTCTCGATCGCGCTGGAGCGGACGCCTTTACAATGGCTCGACGACCGCCTCGGCATCAGCTTACGCGGTCCAACGACCGCTGATTGATGCGGCCTCACCCAGTGACGCCGATCAGCGATGCCTCCGAGACACATCACTCAAACACCGGAAGCCCTCTCAGACTTGGTCTGCTCGGGACAAATCGATGTCGCATCAGAAAAAGCTTATCGTTCTTATTCTGGCTGCCTTGTACGGTTTCATGGCGCCAGCGTGGTCCGAAAGCGAGATGGCTGCCGGAGGCGCGTTCATGAGCAGCTACACGTCGGACCCCTACTTCGATCCGCGATCGCAATATTCTCAGCGTCACGCGCTGGGCGACATCGGCGGACAACCCATGCTGGCCGAACCTTTGGGCGCTCAGCCTCCGTGCGCGCTCTTCGATAAGCCCTGCGCCGACAGGTTCGAGCGCACACGGCGCCATGCCTATCCTTAGGACAGGTTGATGGCAGCCTGCAGAGACACCACCCGATCTCCGCGAGCCGATACCGAGCGCTTCGAAAACCTGTCGTCATGTCCAGCGCAAGACTGCGGCTGGGATGAAGGTGTGACGGTGCAGGACACGTCCGCTTTCAAAATCTTGCGCAAGGCCGTTCAGGGTCGGAAAGGACGCACATCCGATCGCCGCTTCATGAGCGCCTGGAGGAGGTTTCCGGGTCGCTGTTCTCGTGCCGGAGCCCGTCGCGATGGGTGGCCGGATAGGACGGCCCTCGCCGCAAATTGATGGGATAGCATCAGCTTCAATCCTGACTTGCGC
The sequence above is drawn from the Methylobacterium mesophilicum SR1.6/6 genome and encodes:
- a CDS encoding porin yields the protein MMTDLKTLLLCGSAVLVSGVAAEAADLPTTKAAPIEYVRVCNAYGAGFFYIPGGDTCIRISGRARYDFLYQTSKVRTGAGGDLTGYLGLLRINLDARTQTDYGTLRAFLRLDVANRSGPFLTSGSRQRESLAVPGLGADAFGRTQSFINADKAFIQFAGLTAGRAASFFDFYAHDFELIGGTAGSDTFSTNLLAYSATLGNGFTLTASMEDPTYRRFPIFGTGSAVGAFTGTGGFAGYSNAFNPFTPSTFLAPIVVGPGNVAFVDVTQKSRMPDFIGVARIDQAWGSAQVSAAVHEINAGDAGSTVAGVTTATTALGISPTGRASNAYGWALQGGLKVNLPFIATGDALYLQGAYGQGAITYTGIANYTAPYDALGAAPVGGGSFAQYYADAVLNPTTGRLELSTSFSAVASMLHYWTPTWRSAFFGSYAEIDYNPKGRNALGLLGFGFAPAGASAANALAFATSPVLRGNNQIVTGASLIWTPVKDLDIGVEGEYIRTALNSGVTPDISKNSLRYVNAQDAAQFRFRVQRDF
- a CDS encoding efflux RND transporter periplasmic adaptor subunit, with translation MRPESDVHAFDAHVAAERAHRHAVEIDPLRQDGVGETLAHADLPPPRKRPFLVAALALGSALGLGGWHHWQTYQASLVTQAETADFVPTVRTLSATEDDRPMTLTLPGQTEAFDHADIFARATGYIAERRVDIGSRVKKGDLLVRIAAPDLDQQARQAEAQLGQFQAQLAVARADVEQAKANVTLANATDARTSTLAGQGWASKQNADQTRAGMLTATAALTAADAKVQVAEANITAQQAKVDRLRTLTTFENVVAPFDGVVTARMVDVGDLVHADTGGGTPLFSIDSTDILRVSVQVPQSAAVGIHDGVQARVRVAQMPDRAFDGTVSRSSVALRSSVRTLDTEVDVKNPDGVLRPGLYVAVTFAVPRTHPRVTVPSEALIFDATGTRVAVVQPDDTVQLRSITIARDLGTRLELRSGLKSGETVVLNPPATLQDGARVVSKGGSASEAPIAKLSEQASAE
- a CDS encoding response regulator transcription factor, translated to MPSVLVVEDDRRVAAEIGSALAEYGFQVDEAPSGTTGLRKAMEGNFDVIVLDRMLPEIDGLSLLTRLRAAKVSTPVLILSALSAVNERVDGLRAGGDDYLAKPFEFIELTARVDALARRKMAAEAVNELVVGDLRLDLIERVLHCAGRPVELLPKEFAIIEFLMQNAGVLVSRKMIFESVWGYSFNHQSSVIDVHIGKIRKKLDPDGMNPRIHTVRNTGFILRAPS
- a CDS encoding sensor histidine kinase, giving the protein MRLLEVRRTSGFRVASLFFATFGGASLALCGFLYVDTRSYGRKAAFEWVEWESKHLLNLPPRALRERIDASEDFAEGGRPLVLFGPDHARRAGAPIPYPATAPVGHPFVLTQQTDHGARTLFSQLTLLPSGEYVLVSRSAKDLQSLENALVETFSWGMAATIVIGLIGAVIFGVGSLRQNEAITSAVVRIMRGDLSERLPTRGVSADLAHLTRVVNDMLDQLERLMLEIKGVNENIAHDLRTPLTRVVGTLERSLRKADSVEAFRACNEDALAEVKSIVIRFSALLRISEMEDRLRRSGFTQVDLGRLLEDAVEYYEPLAAERGIQLRWKRPDGAADVEGDRSLIFEAVSNLIDNALKFTPSRGWVEVALLQNPTAIRVTDNGCGIPAEELTAVRARYRRGASRTDKSGFGIGLSLVDSIARLHSAVFDIASDGTGCRVTLLWPHQDRGSVLLGAAPVEAG